The following are encoded in a window of Mycobacterium vicinigordonae genomic DNA:
- a CDS encoding peptidylprolyl isomerase: MADCDPVTNSPIQTATATLHTNRGDVKVALFGNHAPKTVANFVGLAQGTKEYSTQNASGGPSGPFYDGAVFHRVIGGFMIQGGDPTGTGRGGPGYKFADEFHPELQFDRPYLLAMANAGPGTNGSQFFITVGPTPHLNRRHTIFGEVIDPESQRVVDAIATTATDGNDRPLEPVVIESITIS; the protein is encoded by the coding sequence ATGGCAGACTGTGATCCCGTGACCAACAGCCCCATCCAGACCGCCACCGCCACGCTGCACACCAACCGGGGAGACGTCAAAGTCGCCCTGTTCGGCAACCACGCGCCCAAGACCGTCGCCAACTTCGTCGGACTTGCGCAGGGCACCAAGGAGTACTCGACGCAGAACGCCTCAGGTGGTCCGTCGGGCCCGTTCTACGACGGCGCGGTCTTCCACCGGGTGATCGGGGGATTCATGATCCAGGGCGGCGACCCGACCGGCACCGGCCGTGGCGGACCGGGCTACAAATTCGCCGACGAGTTCCACCCCGAACTGCAATTCGACCGCCCCTACCTGCTCGCGATGGCCAACGCTGGCCCCGGCACCAACGGCTCGCAGTTCTTCATCACCGTCGGCCCGACCCCACACCTGAACCGTCGCCACACCATCTTCGGTGAGGTGATCGATCCGGAGTCGCAGCGCGTCGTCGACGCCATCGCCACCACGGCCACTGACGGCAACGACCGTCCGCTCGAGCCGGTGGTAATCGAGTCGATCACCATCTCCTGA
- a CDS encoding PH domain-containing protein, producing MQQTQWAPPTAGIAGCGLAGVLMAIAAVTLVTDPPGRVIAGIVAVGLILFAGASWRARPKLAITDDGLVLRGWFRTQLLRRDSIEIIRISEFRRHGRRIRLLEIETVGGGLMVLSRWDLGTDPLEVLDALTDAGYAGR from the coding sequence ATGCAGCAAACTCAATGGGCGCCGCCCACTGCGGGAATCGCTGGCTGTGGACTCGCCGGCGTCTTGATGGCTATCGCGGCTGTGACGCTGGTCACAGACCCGCCTGGGCGGGTTATCGCCGGGATCGTGGCCGTGGGCCTGATCTTGTTTGCCGGCGCGTCGTGGCGCGCTCGGCCCAAGCTGGCAATCACTGACGACGGTCTGGTACTGCGCGGCTGGTTCCGGACGCAATTATTGCGCCGGGATTCGATCGAGATCATCCGGATCTCCGAATTCCGCCGCCACGGCCGCAGAATCCGCCTACTCGAGATCGAAACGGTTGGCGGTGGGCTGATGGTGCTGTCCCGCTGGGACCTCGGAACCGACCCGCTGGAGGTTCTCGACGCACTCACCGACGCCGGCTACGCGGGCCGGTGA
- the crgA gene encoding cell division protein CrgA yields MPKSKVRKKNDFTISAVSRTPVKVKVGPSSAWFVALFIGLMLIGLIWLMVFQLGAMSQQAPAALHWMTDLGPMNYAIAFAFMITGLLLTMRWH; encoded by the coding sequence ATGCCGAAGTCCAAGGTCCGCAAGAAGAACGACTTCACCATCAGCGCCGTGAGCCGCACACCGGTGAAGGTGAAGGTCGGGCCGTCGAGCGCGTGGTTCGTCGCCTTGTTCATCGGCCTGATGCTGATTGGGCTGATCTGGCTAATGGTGTTCCAGCTGGGCGCCATGAGCCAGCAGGCCCCGGCAGCCCTGCACTGGATGACCGATCTGGGCCCGATGAACTACGCGATCGCGTTCGCTTTCATGATCACCGGGTTGTTGCTCACGATGCGGTGGCACTGA
- a CDS encoding DUF881 domain-containing protein — protein sequence MSDQTGDQSTGQRRSPWRFGVPVVCLLAGLLLAATHGVSGGAEIRRSDAPRLVDLVRETRSSVSRLDAERQALSHKIDSAHGRSSSAALQAMLKRAAELAGEADMNPAHGPGLVVVLNDAQRDAEGRFPRDATPDDLVVHQQDIDGVLNAMWSAGADAIQMQDQRIIATSVVRCVGNTLLLNGRTYSPPYTITAIGNATAMQSALAAAPLVTLYRQYVVRFGLGYREEVKSDVAVAGHSEPVRLHYAQPMGPIGY from the coding sequence GTGTCCGATCAGACGGGCGACCAGTCCACCGGGCAGCGGCGGTCGCCGTGGCGCTTCGGTGTCCCGGTGGTGTGTCTGCTGGCCGGGTTGCTGTTGGCGGCGACGCACGGGGTGTCCGGCGGGGCCGAGATCCGCCGCAGCGACGCGCCCCGGCTGGTCGACCTGGTACGCGAGACGCGGTCCTCGGTGAGTCGCCTGGACGCCGAGCGGCAGGCGCTGAGCCACAAGATCGACTCCGCACATGGCAGGTCCTCGTCCGCGGCGCTGCAAGCGATGCTCAAACGGGCGGCCGAACTGGCCGGTGAAGCCGATATGAACCCGGCGCACGGGCCAGGCTTGGTGGTTGTCCTCAACGACGCCCAGCGCGACGCCGAGGGACGCTTCCCCCGCGATGCCACCCCCGACGACCTGGTGGTGCACCAGCAGGACATCGACGGCGTCCTCAACGCGATGTGGAGCGCGGGAGCCGACGCGATCCAGATGCAGGACCAGCGGATCATCGCCACCTCGGTGGTTCGCTGCGTCGGTAACACGTTGCTGCTCAACGGACGCACCTACAGCCCGCCGTACACCATCACCGCGATCGGCAACGCGACCGCGATGCAAAGTGCGTTGGCCGCGGCCCCATTGGTGACGCTGTACCGGCAGTACGTGGTCCGCTTCGGCCTCGGCTACCGGGAGGAAGTCAAATCCGATGTGGCGGTCGCCGGGCATTCCGAGCCGGTGCGCCTGCACTACGCCCAGCCGATGGGGCCGATCGGCTACTGA
- a CDS encoding aminodeoxychorismate/anthranilate synthase component II: MRILVVDNYDSFVFNLVQYLGQLGVEATVWRNDDTRLSDADDVAGQFDGVLLSPGPGTPERAGASIRLVRACAARGTPLLGVCLGHQAIGVAFGATVDRAPELLHGKTSSVLHTNVGVLQGLPDPFTATRYHSLTILPESLPAQLEAIAHTRSGVIMAVRHTELPIHGVQFHPESILTEGGHRMLANWLTYCGWVRDDTLVRRLENEVLTAIRPHFPGETGDSATTDRTSA; encoded by the coding sequence ATGCGGATCCTGGTCGTCGACAACTACGACAGCTTCGTGTTCAACCTGGTCCAGTACTTAGGCCAGCTGGGCGTCGAGGCCACTGTGTGGCGCAACGACGACACCCGCCTTTCCGACGCTGACGATGTCGCCGGCCAGTTCGACGGCGTCCTGCTCAGCCCGGGGCCTGGCACCCCGGAGCGTGCCGGGGCGTCGATCAGGCTGGTTCGCGCGTGCGCAGCGAGGGGCACCCCCCTGTTGGGGGTGTGCCTGGGACACCAGGCCATCGGTGTGGCGTTCGGCGCCACCGTGGACCGGGCGCCAGAGTTGTTGCACGGCAAGACCAGCAGCGTTTTACATACGAATGTTGGTGTGCTGCAAGGACTTCCGGATCCCTTCACGGCCACCCGGTACCACTCGCTGACAATTCTGCCGGAGTCGCTACCGGCGCAGCTCGAGGCCATTGCACATACCCGCAGCGGAGTGATCATGGCCGTGCGGCACACCGAACTGCCTATTCACGGCGTTCAGTTCCACCCGGAGTCGATCCTGACCGAGGGGGGCCACCGAATGCTGGCGAACTGGCTCACCTACTGCGGCTGGGTCCGCGACGACACGCTGGTGCGTCGCTTGGAGAACGAAGTCCTCACCGCGATTCGACCGCACTTTCCCGGCGAAACGGGTGACTCGGCGACTACTGACCGAACTTCAGCGTGA